From the genome of Alicyclobacillus sp. SO9:
GTTTTCAATCTGGGACAGCCAAGCCAACAAGTGGACCATCCAGAGCGGAACCTATCAAATTATGATTGGAAAGTCTTCAGCCAACATAAAACTCCATGGTCGTGTGCAGATCTTTGGTCCACGAGGTATTGAACGATAACTTCATTGAAGAGAAGATTCATGTGTACGTTCTACATTTCTTACAAGATCACAAGAAGGAGGCTTCTCCATTTGAGAAGTCTCCCTCTGTCTTTGCGGTTGTAGAATTGCGGACCTGCACGGCTAGGCTAATGTTGTCGCTTCAGTCTTCATGATGCTTTCTTCGCCTTTGCCACCAGAGCAGTAATCCACCCGTCAGTATACTCAGCAAGCCTCCTGCACCCCATGGCCTCGCCGCAAATCCTGTCACAGGTTTCGTCGCGCCAGGAACCGTCTTTGTCTGCGGTTGAGATTGAGATTGTGTCTGTGGTTGCGCCTGCAACACAACAAAGTCTGGATCCGTTGTGAACGTGATCACTGCCTTCCCCTGTGTCACCACTGCACTCATAGGAACAAGTTTCCCATTCGCAATCTTGTATACCTTGGATTGCGGCGTAATCTCTGCATTTAGCAATGTAAATGTCAGTGGTTTAGATGGGGCATCCTTCGCATCAAAGTTCACTCCATAAGCCGTAATCACCTTTTGACCCTTTGGAACCAGAGCACTGGGTACCGTTCCGCTAGTGACGTCCATTTGTAACGGCTTCGCAAACGTCCCGGTCGCCACAACCAACGTAACATGAGTGTTGCTAGTTCCAGCGCTCAATGTCACGCCGCTGCCTCCTACCACCTGCTTGGTGTCCACCGTTGGGAGAAAACCGGCTGGTGCCGCAGGTATGACGTACAAGCTCATGTTCTCCGCAACTGTGTCCCCGCTCTTGTCAGTCACTTGCACAGTAAAGCTGTAACTCCCGTTACTTGACGGCGTTCCGACCAGATTCCCATTGGATTGCAAAATCAGCCCTGTGGGTAAGGAGCCTTTGGTTACAGAGAATGTATAAGGGCTCTCCCCTCCCGCAGCCTGGATGCTCTGCTCGTAGTCCGTCCCCTGCAAGACACTCGGTAGGGAAGAACCTGTAGTTAGAGAAAGAACAGACAGCGTCTGAACCGTATCTGCAGCAGAAGCCGCACTCTCAGCACCCGCACTGACTGTGGTCACGGTCACTTTGTAGCTGGCACCCGCCGTTTCACCCGTCACAGCATAGCTTGTTCCGGTCACCGGGCTGTTGTTCACTTTTGTCCCATTCACATACACGTTGTATCCGGTCGCTCCGCTCACGGCATTCCATGATTCTGTCCATCCGGATTGCGCTACGCTGCTATGACTCAGCCCCGTTGGGGCCAAAGCTGCATTCACCGTGACTTTCGCCACACTGCTGGTTGCGGTTGCCGTCTTGTCTCCATCCACACTGCTGTTCGTGTTGGTTGCCACTGCGTAGTAGTACGTTGTTCCGACACTCTTCGTAGATGGCGTGTAACTCCCACCAGTCGCTCCCGTGATGGCGGTGCCTCCGCTGTTAGTGTCGGTAGTGTTGCTATACCACTGGTACGTGACTGTTCCTCCATCACTGACGTTGGCAGCTACCTTCAACGGTGTTGCCATAGGACCTACCGTCACACTCTGCGTCGCTTGGGGCTGTGTCGTGAAGGTAGGCGTGGCTGCGTTCACCAACGCGTTCACTGTGACTTTCGCCACACTGCTTGTGGCTGTCGCCGTCTTGGCTCCATTCACGCTGCTGTTCGTGTTGGTTGCCACTGCGTAGTAATACATCGTACCAGCACCGGTGGTCGGTGGTGTGTAGGTGGCACTGGTTGCTCCGCTAATTGCCGTACCATCGCTGGTGCTGTTCGTGGTGTTTTTGTACCACTGATACGTCACCGTGCCGCCGTCTGTCACACTTGCTGCGACCGTCAGTGCCGTTGCTGGCGTGCCTGCCGTCACACTCTGCGTGGCTTGGGGCTCTGTCGTGAAGGTAGGTGTCGCTGCATTCACAAGCGCGTTCACCGTGACCTTCGCCACGCTGCTGGTGGCTGTCGCCGTCTTCACACCGTTAACGCTGACATTCGTGTTGGTCGCCACTGCGTAGTAGTACGTTGTTCCGGCACTGGCAGTCGCTGGCGTGTAGCTCGCACTGGTTGCTCCCGTGATAACTGCGCCGCCAGTGGTGCTGTTCGTCGTGTTGCTATACCACTGATACGTTACCGTTCCGCTATCCGTAACTGTCGCTGCGACCGTCAGTGCCGTTGCTGGCGTGCCTACCGTCACACTCTGTGTGGCTTGCGGTTCCGTCGTGAAGGTCGGTGTCACTGCGTTCACCAGGGCATTCACCGTGACTTGCGCCACACTACTCGTGGCCACCGCCGTCTTCACTCCAGTCACACCGGTGTTGGTGTTGGTTGCCACAGCATAGTAGTACGTTGTTCCGGCACTGGCCGTCGGTGGCGTGTAGCTCGCACTGGTTGCGCCGATAATTGCCGTGCCGCCAGTGTTGCTGTTCTTGGTGTTCTTGTACCACTGATCCGTCACCGTGCCGCCATCCGTCACACTGGCTGCTACCTTCAAGGCCGTTGCTGACGAACCTGCCGTCACACTCTGTATGGCTTGCGGTTCCGTCGTGAAGGTCGGTGTCACTGCGTTCACCAACGCATTGACTATAACTTTCGCTACACTGCTGGTGGCGGTTGCCATCTTGGTACCGTTGACGCTGTTGTTGGTATTTGTCGCAACTGCGTAGTAATACATAGTCCCCGGACTGGCAGTCGCTGGCGTGTAGCTCGCACTTGTCGCACCCGTAATGGCTGTGCCACCCGTGTTGCTGTTCACGGTGTTTTTGTACCACTGGTACGTGACTGTGCCGCCATCCGTTACACTGGCCGCTACCTTCAGGGCTGTGGCTGGCGACCCCGCCGTCACACTCTGCGCCGCTTGCGGTTCCGTCGTGAAGGTCGGTGTCACTGCGTTCACCAGGGCATTCACCGTGACCTTCGCCACGCTGCTGGTTGCGGTAGCTGTCTTGGCTCCGTTGACGCCATTGTTTGTGTTGGTTGCAACGGCGTAATAATATGTTGTCCCTACACTTGTCGTTGGTGGTGTGTAGCTCGCACTGGTTGCTCCCGTAATGGCTGTGCCACCCGTGTTGCTGTTCTTGGTGTTCTTGTACCACTGGTACGTGACTGTGCCGCCATCCGTTACACTGGCCGCTACCTTCAGGGCTGTGGCTGGCGACCCCGCCGTCACACTCTGCGTCGCTTGTGGCTCTGTCGTGAAGGTAGGTGTCGCTGCGTTCACCAGCGCGTTCACCGTGACCTTCGCCACGCTGCTGGTTGCGGTAGCTGTCTTGGCTCCGTTGACGCCATTGTTTGTGTTGGTTGCAACGGCGTAATAATATGTTGTCCCTACACTTGTCGTTGGTGGTGTGTAGCTCGCACTCGTCGCACCCGTAATGGCTGTGCCACCTGTGTTGCTGTTCACGGTGTTTTTGTACCACTGATACGTGACTGCCCCGCCATCCGTCACACTGGCCGCTACCGTCAACGCCGTTGAGGCAGAACCTGCCGGCACAGTCTGTGTGGCCTGGGGCTCCGTCGTGAAGGTCGGTGTCACTGCGTTCACCAGGGCATTCACCGTGACCTTCGCCACGCTGCTGGTTGCGGTAGCTGTCTTGGCTCCGTTGACGCCATTGTTTGTGTTGGTTGCAACGGCGTAATAATATGTTGTCCCTACACTTGTCGTTGGTGGTGTGTAGCTCGCACTGGTTGCTCCCGTAATGGCTGTGCCACCCGTGTTGCTGTTCTTGGTGTTCTTGTACCACTGATACGTGACTGTGCCGCCATCACTGACGCTGGCTGCTACCTTCAACGGTGTTGCAGTAGAACCTGCTGTCACACTCTCTGTCGCTTGTGGCTCTGTCGTGAAGGTAGGTGTCGCTGCGTTCACCAGCGCGTTCACGGTGACTTTCGCCACGCTACTGGTTGCGGTGGCGGTCTTGGCTCCGTTGACGCCATTGTTTGTGTTGGTTGCCACAGCGTAGTAATACATCGTACCAGCACTGGCAGTCGCTGGCGTGTAGCTCGCATTGGTTGCTCCCGTGATGGCTGTGCCTCCAGTGGTACTGTTTGTCGTGTTCTTGTACCACTGGTACGTCACGGCTCCGCCATCACTGACACTGGCTGCTACCTTCAAGGCCGCGGCCGGCGAGCCAGCCGTCACACTCTGCGTCGCTTGGGGCTCTGTCGTAAAGCTTGGTTTCACTGCGTTCACCAGCGCGTTCACGGTTACGGTAGCCACAGTACTGGTGGCCACCGCCGTCTTTGCTCCATCCACGCTGTTGTTGGTATTTTTCGCCACCGCGTAGTAGTACGTTGTTCCGACACTAGCCGTCGCTGGCGTGTAGCTCGCACTCGTCGCTCCCGTGATAGCTGTGCCGCCAGTGGTACTGTTTGTCGTGTTCTTGTACCACTGGTACGTGACTGTGCCGCCATCACTGACGCTGGCTGCTACCTTCAAGGCCGCGGCCGGCGAGCCAGCCGTCACACTCTGTGCCGCTTGAGGCTCTGTCGTGAAGGTCGGTGTCGCAGCATTCACCAGCGCATTGACTGTGACTGCAGCCACACTACTCGTGGCTGTTGCTGTCTTGGCTCCATTCACGCTGCTGTTCGTGTTCGTTGCCACTGCGTAATAGTACGTCGTTCCCGCACTCGTCGTCGCTGGCGTGTAGCTCGCACTGGTCGCTCCCGTGATAGCTGTGCCGCCAGTGGTGCTGTTGCTACCATTGCTATACCACTGATACGTGACTGTGCCGCCATCACTGACGCTGGCTGCTACCTTCAAGCCTGCGGCCGGCGATCCCGCCGTCACACTCTGCGTCGCTTGTGGCTCTGTGCTAAAGGTCGGCGTGGCTGCGTTCACCAACGCGTTCACTATGACAGTAGCCACACTACTAATGGCCGTCGCCGTCTTGGCCCCATTCACACTATTATTCGTGTTGGTCGCCACCGCGTAGTAATACGTTGTCCCCGCACTGGCAGTCGCTGGTGTGTAGCTCGCACTGGTTGCTCCGCTAATAGCTGTGCCGCCAGTGGTACTGTTAGTAGTGTTGCTATACCACTGGTACGTCACGTTTCCACCGTCCGTCACACTGGCCGCTACCTTCAACACCGTTGCAGCAGAACCTGCCGTCACACTCTGCGTCGCTTGTGGCTCTGTGCTAAAGGTCGGTGTTGCTGCGTTCACTAGAGGTGCCCATTTGGCGTACAGCGTCACATTCCCGGTAATCGCAGTACTAAACGAAAACTGAGTCTGCAGCGTCGAATCCGTATACCATCCTCCAAACACCGCTCCTGCTTTCGTCGGATTTGTCGGTGCAATGGCATAACTGTCATAGGCTACTGTTTCTGACGTCACGCTGCTCCCACC
Proteins encoded in this window:
- a CDS encoding InlB B-repeat-containing protein, whose product is MGKKHGSRKKKMPLEARGERNRLRKSLIAFIVMTPLSWLTLVPMQNTRALAATTGTWVNVTNGGAFSSPEGIAMDSAGDLFVANSGSGTISERASGSTTWMNISNGGAFSSPDGIAVDSAGDLFVTNAGNNIILERASGSTTWTDILGEAGFSWPDGIAVDSAGDLFITNAQSNTILERTSGSTTWTNITNGGSFSSPTGIAVDSAGDLFVTNMANKTILERANGSTTWTDITNGVSSSQPAGIAVDSAGDLFVTNVNTNTLEERAHGSTTWTDITNGGSLSSPTGIVVDSAGDLFVTNSGSNTVSEYVVPPSAPTGLSHSSVTATGWTESWSAVVGATSYNVYVGGTKVNTSPVTTTSYTVTGEQPSTVYQMTVTAVNAAGESAQSAVNSVHTLPPTGTLPPGRWVNITDGGSFTHPYAIAVDSAGDVFVTNSIPGTNSTIQELKSGSTSWNDITYGGSFNGPMGIAVDSAGDLFVTNHNSNTIEELKSGSTTWKLMLDLTSYIAPEGSALDGSGNFYTWASYNGVVIENHIGSATITPLSSSFGQNVNGRVAVDSKGDVFLTRPADSAVYELPSGSTTWVNITNGAGFSDPVGIRVDGAGNVFVVNHSNNTLYERPNGSTTWVNVTNGAGLSNPVGIAIDSAGDLFVTNLSSSTSSPSGSIEEYVLAKNTVTFDSNGGSSVSSESVAYDSYATQPTNPTKTGYVFAGWYTDASLQNPFSFGTPVTGNITLYAKWTPQEYTVNFNSNGGSQVQYQLVPYGQDATAPTNPTRTGSVFAGWYTDSTLQNAFSFMTQITGSLTLYAKWTPAEYTVTFNSNGGSSVSSESVAYDGTATQPTNPTKTGYVFTGWYTDSTLQNQFSFGTLITGNITLYAKWTPQEHTVNFISNGGSQVQYQLVPYGQDATVPTNPTRTGSVFAGWYTDSTLQNAFSFTTPITSSLTLYAKWTPQQYTVTFDSNGGSSVTSESVAYDGTATNPTNPTKTGSVFAGWYTDSTLQNQFSFGTLITGNITLYAKWTPQEYTVNFNSNGGSQVQYQLVPYGSDATAPTNPTKAESVFAGWYTDSTLQNAFSFTTPITSSVTLYAKWTPQQYTVTFNSNGGSSVTSESVAYDSYATAPKNPTKTGAVFQGWYTDSTLQNPFSFGTPVTGSITLYAKWTPQEYTVNFNSNGGSQVQYQLVPYDGTATAPTNPTKAGSVFGGWYTDSTLQTPFSFTTAITGNETLYAKWTPQHYTVSFNSNGGSSVTSESVAYNGNATAPTNPTKTGWVFGGWYTDSTFQNQFSFSTAITGNVTLYAKWTPQEYTVNFNSNGGSQVSYQLVPYGTDATAPTNPTKTGSVFGGWYTDSTLQTPFSFSTAITGNVTLYAKWTPAEYTVTFNSNGGSSVTSESVAYDGYATDPTAPTKTGAVFQGWYTDSTLQNQFSFGTPITGAVTLYAKWTPQEYTVNFNSNGGTQVSYQLVAYEKTPTQPTNPTKTGFVFAGWYTDSTFKNQFSFSTPITGSVTLYAKWTPQQYTVAFNSNGGSSVTSETVAYDSYAIAPTNPTKAGAVFGGWYTDSTLQTQFSFSTAITGNVTLYAKWAPLVNAATPTFSTEPQATQSVTAGSAATVLKVAASVTDGGNVTYQWYSNTTNSTTGGTAISGATSASYTPATASAGTTYYYAVATNTNNSVNGAKTATAISSVATVIVNALVNAATPTFSTEPQATQSVTAGSPAAGLKVAASVSDGGTVTYQWYSNGSNSTTGGTAITGATSASYTPATTSAGTTYYYAVATNTNSSVNGAKTATATSSVAAVTVNALVNAATPTFTTEPQAAQSVTAGSPAAALKVAASVSDGGTVTYQWYKNTTNSTTGGTAITGATSASYTPATASVGTTYYYAVAKNTNNSVDGAKTAVATSTVATVTVNALVNAVKPSFTTEPQATQSVTAGSPAAALKVAASVSDGGAVTYQWYKNTTNSTTGGTAITGATNASYTPATASAGTMYYYAVATNTNNGVNGAKTATATSSVAKVTVNALVNAATPTFTTEPQATESVTAGSTATPLKVAASVSDGGTVTYQWYKNTKNSNTGGTAITGATSASYTPPTTSVGTTYYYAVATNTNNGVNGAKTATATSSVAKVTVNALVNAVTPTFTTEPQATQTVPAGSASTALTVAASVTDGGAVTYQWYKNTVNSNTGGTAITGATSASYTPPTTSVGTTYYYAVATNTNNGVNGAKTATATSSVAKVTVNALVNAATPTFTTEPQATQSVTAGSPATALKVAASVTDGGTVTYQWYKNTKNSNTGGTAITGATSASYTPPTTSVGTTYYYAVATNTNNGVNGAKTATATSSVAKVTVNALVNAVTPTFTTEPQAAQSVTAGSPATALKVAASVTDGGTVTYQWYKNTVNSNTGGTAITGATSASYTPATASPGTMYYYAVATNTNNSVNGTKMATATSSVAKVIVNALVNAVTPTFTTEPQAIQSVTAGSSATALKVAASVTDGGTVTDQWYKNTKNSNTGGTAIIGATSASYTPPTASAGTTYYYAVATNTNTGVTGVKTAVATSSVAQVTVNALVNAVTPTFTTEPQATQSVTVGTPATALTVAATVTDSGTVTYQWYSNTTNSTTGGAVITGATSASYTPATASAGTTYYYAVATNTNVSVNGVKTATATSSVAKVTVNALVNAATPTFTTEPQATQSVTAGTPATALTVAASVTDGGTVTYQWYKNTTNSTSDGTAISGATSATYTPPTTGAGTMYYYAVATNTNSSVNGAKTATATSSVAKVTVNALVNAATPTFTTQPQATQSVTVGPMATPLKVAANVSDGGTVTYQWYSNTTDTNSGGTAITGATGGSYTPSTKSVGTTYYYAVATNTNSSVDGDKTATATSSVAKVTVNAALAPTGLSHSSVAQSGWTESWNAVSGATGYNVYVNGTKVNNSPVTGTSYAVTGETAGASYKVTVTTVSAGAESAASAADTVQTLSVLSLTTGSSLPSVLQGTDYEQSIQAAGGESPYTFSVTKGSLPTGLILQSNGNLVGTPSSNGSYSFTVQVTDKSGDTVAENMSLYVIPAAPAGFLPTVDTKQVVGGSGVTLSAGTSNTHVTLVVATGTFAKPLQMDVTSGTVPSALVPKGQKVITAYGVNFDAKDAPSKPLTFTLLNAEITPQSKVYKIANGKLVPMSAVVTQGKAVITFTTDPDFVVLQAQPQTQSQSQPQTKTVPGATKPVTGFAARPWGAGGLLSILTGGLLLWWQRRRKHHED